A single window of Intrasporangium calvum DSM 43043 DNA harbors:
- a CDS encoding 2'-5' RNA ligase family protein: MPSSLRNPVFDELFDAAVPHVLSGTHHRDAPPVDGGRWPVTVVARPPSPVRDVLEELMRDGLTAAGGGHFVTGRADSVHLTVRALEPYREAASPTDEIVPRWRAAIERAGAATAPLGFTVTGLTLSRVGVMAQVEPRDAAAWQFMDRLRAELGDLSWFEDQGIGRRTIWYATLIHFAADLADPAGLVDWVSARRTLDPIDFAVGEVELVRSRYVTGGGPGRAGDRLMRPESWFTVPFGG; this comes from the coding sequence GTGCCGAGCTCCCTCCGCAATCCCGTTTTCGACGAGCTCTTCGACGCTGCAGTTCCCCACGTGCTGAGTGGAACCCATCACCGGGACGCACCTCCGGTCGACGGCGGGCGGTGGCCCGTCACCGTCGTGGCGCGCCCACCGAGCCCGGTCCGGGACGTCCTCGAGGAGCTGATGCGGGACGGGCTCACCGCGGCGGGGGGCGGGCACTTCGTGACGGGTCGCGCGGACTCCGTCCACCTGACGGTCCGCGCGTTGGAGCCGTACCGCGAGGCTGCCTCTCCCACGGACGAGATCGTGCCGCGGTGGCGGGCCGCCATCGAGCGGGCCGGTGCTGCGACTGCTCCCCTGGGGTTCACCGTCACGGGACTGACGTTGAGCCGCGTCGGGGTGATGGCCCAGGTCGAGCCACGGGACGCCGCGGCCTGGCAGTTCATGGACCGGTTGCGCGCTGAGCTCGGTGACCTGTCGTGGTTCGAGGACCAAGGGATCGGGCGGCGCACCATCTGGTACGCCACCCTGATCCACTTCGCCGCAGACCTGGCCGACCCAGCCGGCCTCGTCGACTGGGTCAGCGCCCGGCGGACCCTCGACCCGATCGACTTCGCCGTCGGCGAAGTGGAGCTCGTCCGGTCCCGTTACGTCACCGGGGGTGGGCCGGGCCGTGCGGGCGACCGGCTGATGCGCCCCGAGAGCTGGTTCACTGTTCCTTTCGGCGGCTGA